A single Suricata suricatta isolate VVHF042 chromosome 2, meerkat_22Aug2017_6uvM2_HiC, whole genome shotgun sequence DNA region contains:
- the TMUB1 gene encoding transmembrane and ubiquitin-like domain-containing protein 1 isoform X1 produces the protein MRTTRDYKSHNASGGALAGKEGVPSGVRDLSASRPEVPEGPLWSWRSRALSSVAGKAGAMALIEGVGDEVTILFAVLACLLVLALAWVSTHTTEGADPLPQPSGTPTAAQPSEAMAVTGSIRGEAPGAETPGLRHRGQAAQPEPGVGLSAASPSPDSPQEPLVLRLKFLNDSEQVARAWPHDTIGSLKRTQFPGREQQVRLIYQGQLLGDDSQTLGSLHLPPNCVLHCHVSTRVGPPHPPCPPGSEPGPSGLEIGSLLLPLLLLLLLLLWYCQIQYRPFFPLTATLGLAGFTLLLSLLAFAMYRP, from the exons ATGCGCACCACTCGGGACTACAAGTCCCACAATGCTTCGGGCGGCGCcttggcagggaaggagggggtgcctTCAGGTGTCCGCGACCTCAGCGCCTCCCGCCCGGAAGTGCCCGAGGGTCCGCTATGGAGCTGGCGGAGCCGGGCG CTCAGTAGCGTGGCAGGCAAGGCAGGTGCCATGGCCTTGATTGAAGGGGTGGGTGATGAGGTGACCATCCTTTTCGCGGTGCTTGCCTGCCTTCTGGTGCTGGCTCTCGCCTGGGTCTCAACACACACCACGGAGGGCGCCGACCCGCTGCCCCAGCCATCAGGGACTCCAACAGCAGCCCAGCCCAGTGAAGCCATGGCGGTCACCGGCAGCATCAGAGGGGAGGCCCCCGGAGCCGAAACTCCCGGCTTGAGACACAGAGGTCAGGCTGCACAgccagagcctggcgtggggctctcAGCAGCATCGCCATCCCCGGActccccccaggagcccctcgtgCTCCGGCTGAAATTCCTCAACGATTCAGAGCAGGTGGCCAGGGCCTGGCCCCACGATACCATTGGCTCCCTGAAAAG GACCCAGTTTCCCGGCCGGGAACAGCAGGTGCGACTCATCTACCAAGGGCAGCTGCTAGGAGACGACAGCCAGACCCTGGGCAGCCTTCACCTCCCACCCAACTGCGTTCTCCATTGCCACGTGTCCACACGCGTGGGCCCCCCACATCCCCCTTGCCCACCGGGGTCCGAGCCAGGCCCCTCCGGGCTGGAAATAGGCAGCCTgctcctgcctctcctgctcctgctgcttCTGCTACTCTGGTACTGCCAGATCCAGTACCGGCCCTTCTTTCCCCTGACCGCCACTCTGGGTCTGGCCGGCTTCACCCTGCTCCTCAGCCTTCTGGCCTTCGCCATGTACCGCCCGTAG
- the TMUB1 gene encoding transmembrane and ubiquitin-like domain-containing protein 1 isoform X2 has product MRTTRDYKSHNASGGALAGKEGVPSGVRDLSASRPEVPEGPLWSWRSRAGADPLPQPSGTPTAAQPSEAMAVTGSIRGEAPGAETPGLRHRGQAAQPEPGVGLSAASPSPDSPQEPLVLRLKFLNDSEQVARAWPHDTIGSLKRTQFPGREQQVRLIYQGQLLGDDSQTLGSLHLPPNCVLHCHVSTRVGPPHPPCPPGSEPGPSGLEIGSLLLPLLLLLLLLLWYCQIQYRPFFPLTATLGLAGFTLLLSLLAFAMYRP; this is encoded by the exons ATGCGCACCACTCGGGACTACAAGTCCCACAATGCTTCGGGCGGCGCcttggcagggaaggagggggtgcctTCAGGTGTCCGCGACCTCAGCGCCTCCCGCCCGGAAGTGCCCGAGGGTCCGCTATGGAGCTGGCGGAGCCGGGCG GGCGCCGACCCGCTGCCCCAGCCATCAGGGACTCCAACAGCAGCCCAGCCCAGTGAAGCCATGGCGGTCACCGGCAGCATCAGAGGGGAGGCCCCCGGAGCCGAAACTCCCGGCTTGAGACACAGAGGTCAGGCTGCACAgccagagcctggcgtggggctctcAGCAGCATCGCCATCCCCGGActccccccaggagcccctcgtgCTCCGGCTGAAATTCCTCAACGATTCAGAGCAGGTGGCCAGGGCCTGGCCCCACGATACCATTGGCTCCCTGAAAAG GACCCAGTTTCCCGGCCGGGAACAGCAGGTGCGACTCATCTACCAAGGGCAGCTGCTAGGAGACGACAGCCAGACCCTGGGCAGCCTTCACCTCCCACCCAACTGCGTTCTCCATTGCCACGTGTCCACACGCGTGGGCCCCCCACATCCCCCTTGCCCACCGGGGTCCGAGCCAGGCCCCTCCGGGCTGGAAATAGGCAGCCTgctcctgcctctcctgctcctgctgcttCTGCTACTCTGGTACTGCCAGATCCAGTACCGGCCCTTCTTTCCCCTGACCGCCACTCTGGGTCTGGCCGGCTTCACCCTGCTCCTCAGCCTTCTGGCCTTCGCCATGTACCGCCCGTAG
- the TMUB1 gene encoding transmembrane and ubiquitin-like domain-containing protein 1 isoform X3: protein MALIEGVGDEVTILFAVLACLLVLALAWVSTHTTEGADPLPQPSGTPTAAQPSEAMAVTGSIRGEAPGAETPGLRHRGQAAQPEPGVGLSAASPSPDSPQEPLVLRLKFLNDSEQVARAWPHDTIGSLKRTQFPGREQQVRLIYQGQLLGDDSQTLGSLHLPPNCVLHCHVSTRVGPPHPPCPPGSEPGPSGLEIGSLLLPLLLLLLLLLWYCQIQYRPFFPLTATLGLAGFTLLLSLLAFAMYRP from the exons ATGGCCTTGATTGAAGGGGTGGGTGATGAGGTGACCATCCTTTTCGCGGTGCTTGCCTGCCTTCTGGTGCTGGCTCTCGCCTGGGTCTCAACACACACCACGGAGGGCGCCGACCCGCTGCCCCAGCCATCAGGGACTCCAACAGCAGCCCAGCCCAGTGAAGCCATGGCGGTCACCGGCAGCATCAGAGGGGAGGCCCCCGGAGCCGAAACTCCCGGCTTGAGACACAGAGGTCAGGCTGCACAgccagagcctggcgtggggctctcAGCAGCATCGCCATCCCCGGActccccccaggagcccctcgtgCTCCGGCTGAAATTCCTCAACGATTCAGAGCAGGTGGCCAGGGCCTGGCCCCACGATACCATTGGCTCCCTGAAAAG GACCCAGTTTCCCGGCCGGGAACAGCAGGTGCGACTCATCTACCAAGGGCAGCTGCTAGGAGACGACAGCCAGACCCTGGGCAGCCTTCACCTCCCACCCAACTGCGTTCTCCATTGCCACGTGTCCACACGCGTGGGCCCCCCACATCCCCCTTGCCCACCGGGGTCCGAGCCAGGCCCCTCCGGGCTGGAAATAGGCAGCCTgctcctgcctctcctgctcctgctgcttCTGCTACTCTGGTACTGCCAGATCCAGTACCGGCCCTTCTTTCCCCTGACCGCCACTCTGGGTCTGGCCGGCTTCACCCTGCTCCTCAGCCTTCTGGCCTTCGCCATGTACCGCCCGTAG
- the FASTK gene encoding fas-activated serine/threonine kinase isoform X1 — translation MRQPRREPGSRAPRPTEGATCTGPGESWSPSPNSMLRVLLSAQASAARLSGLLLLPPVLPCCLGPSKWGDRPPGGGLHAGPVQGLQRLLEQARSPGELLRWLGQNPTKVRAHHYPVALRRLGQLLGSQPRPPPVEQATLQDLSQLIVRNCPSFDIHTIHVCLHLAVLLGFPSDGPLMCALEQERRFRLPPKTPLSLQPILLRGQRLEAALSCPHFLRHPKQHLIRSLAEARPEDLTPHVMVLLAQHLARHRLREPQLLEAIAYFLVAQETQLSSKVVQKLVLPFGRLNYLPLEQQFMPCLERILAREAGVAPLATVNILMSLCQLRCLPFRALHFVFSPGFINHISGTPHALIVRRYLSLLDAAVELELPGYRGPRLPRRQRVSIFPQPLITDRARCKYSHKDIVAEGLRQLLGEEKYRQDLTVPPGYCTDFLLCVSSSGAVLPVRTQDPFLPYPPRSCPQGQAASQPTTQDQDPAQRVVLMLRERWHFCREGRVLLGSRALRERHLGLMGYQLLPLPFEELESQRGLPQLKNYLRQKLQALGLRWGPEGG, via the exons ATGAGGCAGCCGCGGAGGGAGCCCGGCTCCCGGGCCCCGAGACCGACTGAGGGAGCGACCTGCACGGGGCCTGGGGAGTCAT GGTCTCCATCACCAAACTCCATGCTTCGagtcctgctctctgcccaggCCTCTGCTGCTCGACTCTCTGGCCTGCTGCTGCTCCCGCCAGTACTGCCCTGCTGTCTGGGGCCCAGCAAGTGGGGGGACCGGCCTCCTGGAGGCGGCCTCCATGCAGGCCCTGTGCAGGGGCTACAGCGGCTTCTGGAACAGGCGAGGAGCCCTGGGGAGCTGCTGCGCTGGCTGGGCCAGAACCCCACCAAGGTGCGCGCCCATCACTACCCCGTGGCACTTCGTCGCCTGGGCCAGCTCTTGGGGTCTCAGCCACGGCCCCCTCCCGTGGAGCAGGCCACACTACAGGACTTGAGTCAGCTCATCGTCCGAAACTGCCCGTCCTTTGATATTCACACCATCCACGTGTGTCTGCACCTTGCCGTTTTACTTG gcTTCCCATCAGATGGGCCTTTGATGTGTGCCCTGGAGCAGGAGCGAAGGTTCCGCCTCCCTCCAAAgacacctctctctctgcaacctaTCCTTCTCCGCGGGCAAAGACTGGAAGCTGCTCTGAGCTGCCCCCATTTCCTGAGGCATCCGAAGCAGCACCTTATCCGCAGCCTGGCAG AGGCCAGGCCAGAGGACCTGACTCCGCACGTGATGGTGCTCCTGGCCCAGCACCTGGCCCGCCACCGGCTGCGGGAGCCCCAGCTTCTGGAAGCCATCGCTTACTTCCTGGTGGCCCAGGAAACGCAGCTCAGCAGCAAG GTGGTACAGAAGTTGGTCCTGCCCTTTGGGCGGCTGAACTACTTGCCCCTGGAACAGCAGTTTATGCCCTGCCTGGAGAGGATCCTGGCTCGGGAAGCAGGGGTGGCCCCCCTGGCTACTGTCAACATCTTGATGTCACTGTGTCAGCTGCGGTGCCTGCCCTTCAGGGCCCTGCACTTTGTCTTTTCCCCAGGATTCATCAACCACATCAGTG GCACCCCCCATGCCCTGATCGTGCGGCGCTACCTCTCCCTGCTGGACGCAGCCGTGGAGCTGGAGCTTCCGGGGTACCGGGGTCCCCGCCTTCCCCGAAGGCAGCGAGTGTCCATCTTCCCCCAGCCACTCATCACTGACCGTGCCCGCTGCAAGTACAG TCACAAGGATATAGTGGCGGAGGGGCTGCGCCAGCTGCTGGGGGAGGAGAAATACCGGCAGGACCTGACCGTGCCCCCGGGCTACTGCACAG aCTTTCTGTTGTGCGTCAGCAGCTCTGGGGCCGTGCTGCCTGTGAGGACCCAGGACCCCTTCCTACCGTACCCTCCTCGGTCCtgtccccagggccaggctgcctCCCAGCCCACTACCCAAGACCAGGACCCTGCCCAGAG GGTGGTGCTGATGCTGCGGGAGCGCTGGCACTTCTGCCGGGAAGGCCGGGTGCTGCTGGGCTCCCGGGCCCTACGGGAGCGGCACCTGGGCCTCATGGGCTACCAGCTCCTGCCG CTACCCTTCGAGGAACTGGAGTCCCAGAGAGGCCTGCCCCAGCTCAAGAACTACCTGAGGCAGAAGCTTCAGGCCTTGGGCCTCCGCTGGGGGCCGGAAGGGGGGTGA
- the FASTK gene encoding fas-activated serine/threonine kinase isoform X2, with the protein MLRVLLSAQASAARLSGLLLLPPVLPCCLGPSKWGDRPPGGGLHAGPVQGLQRLLEQARSPGELLRWLGQNPTKVRAHHYPVALRRLGQLLGSQPRPPPVEQATLQDLSQLIVRNCPSFDIHTIHVCLHLAVLLGFPSDGPLMCALEQERRFRLPPKTPLSLQPILLRGQRLEAALSCPHFLRHPKQHLIRSLAEARPEDLTPHVMVLLAQHLARHRLREPQLLEAIAYFLVAQETQLSSKVVQKLVLPFGRLNYLPLEQQFMPCLERILAREAGVAPLATVNILMSLCQLRCLPFRALHFVFSPGFINHISGTPHALIVRRYLSLLDAAVELELPGYRGPRLPRRQRVSIFPQPLITDRARCKYSHKDIVAEGLRQLLGEEKYRQDLTVPPGYCTDFLLCVSSSGAVLPVRTQDPFLPYPPRSCPQGQAASQPTTQDQDPAQRVVLMLRERWHFCREGRVLLGSRALRERHLGLMGYQLLPLPFEELESQRGLPQLKNYLRQKLQALGLRWGPEGG; encoded by the exons ATGCTTCGagtcctgctctctgcccaggCCTCTGCTGCTCGACTCTCTGGCCTGCTGCTGCTCCCGCCAGTACTGCCCTGCTGTCTGGGGCCCAGCAAGTGGGGGGACCGGCCTCCTGGAGGCGGCCTCCATGCAGGCCCTGTGCAGGGGCTACAGCGGCTTCTGGAACAGGCGAGGAGCCCTGGGGAGCTGCTGCGCTGGCTGGGCCAGAACCCCACCAAGGTGCGCGCCCATCACTACCCCGTGGCACTTCGTCGCCTGGGCCAGCTCTTGGGGTCTCAGCCACGGCCCCCTCCCGTGGAGCAGGCCACACTACAGGACTTGAGTCAGCTCATCGTCCGAAACTGCCCGTCCTTTGATATTCACACCATCCACGTGTGTCTGCACCTTGCCGTTTTACTTG gcTTCCCATCAGATGGGCCTTTGATGTGTGCCCTGGAGCAGGAGCGAAGGTTCCGCCTCCCTCCAAAgacacctctctctctgcaacctaTCCTTCTCCGCGGGCAAAGACTGGAAGCTGCTCTGAGCTGCCCCCATTTCCTGAGGCATCCGAAGCAGCACCTTATCCGCAGCCTGGCAG AGGCCAGGCCAGAGGACCTGACTCCGCACGTGATGGTGCTCCTGGCCCAGCACCTGGCCCGCCACCGGCTGCGGGAGCCCCAGCTTCTGGAAGCCATCGCTTACTTCCTGGTGGCCCAGGAAACGCAGCTCAGCAGCAAG GTGGTACAGAAGTTGGTCCTGCCCTTTGGGCGGCTGAACTACTTGCCCCTGGAACAGCAGTTTATGCCCTGCCTGGAGAGGATCCTGGCTCGGGAAGCAGGGGTGGCCCCCCTGGCTACTGTCAACATCTTGATGTCACTGTGTCAGCTGCGGTGCCTGCCCTTCAGGGCCCTGCACTTTGTCTTTTCCCCAGGATTCATCAACCACATCAGTG GCACCCCCCATGCCCTGATCGTGCGGCGCTACCTCTCCCTGCTGGACGCAGCCGTGGAGCTGGAGCTTCCGGGGTACCGGGGTCCCCGCCTTCCCCGAAGGCAGCGAGTGTCCATCTTCCCCCAGCCACTCATCACTGACCGTGCCCGCTGCAAGTACAG TCACAAGGATATAGTGGCGGAGGGGCTGCGCCAGCTGCTGGGGGAGGAGAAATACCGGCAGGACCTGACCGTGCCCCCGGGCTACTGCACAG aCTTTCTGTTGTGCGTCAGCAGCTCTGGGGCCGTGCTGCCTGTGAGGACCCAGGACCCCTTCCTACCGTACCCTCCTCGGTCCtgtccccagggccaggctgcctCCCAGCCCACTACCCAAGACCAGGACCCTGCCCAGAG GGTGGTGCTGATGCTGCGGGAGCGCTGGCACTTCTGCCGGGAAGGCCGGGTGCTGCTGGGCTCCCGGGCCCTACGGGAGCGGCACCTGGGCCTCATGGGCTACCAGCTCCTGCCG CTACCCTTCGAGGAACTGGAGTCCCAGAGAGGCCTGCCCCAGCTCAAGAACTACCTGAGGCAGAAGCTTCAGGCCTTGGGCCTCCGCTGGGGGCCGGAAGGGGGGTGA
- the SLC4A2 gene encoding anion exchange protein 2 — MSSAPRRPAPGADSFCTYDSDHRQSSHHIHHPLSAHLPPDTRRRKTPQGLGRKPRRRPGASPTGETPTIEEGEEDEDETSEAEGARALTQPSPASTPSSVQFFLQEDEGIDRKAERTSPSPPPAVPYQEVAPRASKGAQTGAPVEEVAAVASGTAGGDDGGASGRPLTKAQPGHRSYNLQERRRIGSMTGAEQALLPRVPTDESEAQTLATADLDLMKSHRFEDVPGVRRHLVRKNAKGSGQGGREGREPVPTPRTRPRAPHKPHEVFVELNELLLDKNQEPQWRETARWIKFEEDVEEETERWGKPHVASLSFRSLLELRRTLAHGAVLLDLDQQTLPGVAHQVVEQMVISDQIKAEDRANVLRALLLKHSHPSDEKDFSFPRNISAGSLGSLLGHHHGQGAESDPHVTEPLIGGVPETRLEVERERELPPPAPPSGITRSKSKHELKLLEKIPENAEATVVLVGCVEFLSRPTMAFVRLREAVELDAVLEVPVPVRFLFLLLGPSSANMDYHEIGRSISTLMSDKQFHEAAYLADEREDLLTAINAFLDCSVVLPPSEVQGEELLRSVAHFQRQMLKKREEQGRLLPMGAGLEPKSAQDKALLQMVEAAGAVEDDPLRRTGRPFGGLIRDVRRRYPHYLSDFRDALDPQCLAAVIFIYFAALSPAITFGGLLGEKTQDLIGVSELIMSTALQGVIFCLLGAQPLLVIGFSGPLLVFEEAFFSFCSSNNLEYLVGRVWIGFWLVLLALLMVALEGSFLVRFVSRFTQEIFAFLISLIFIYETFYKLIKIFQEHPLHGCSVSNSSEADGSENTTWHGAGATPAPGNGSLPVPPGQGRPRGQPNTALLSLVLMAGTFFIAFFLRKFKNSRFFPGRVRRVIGDFGVPIAILIMVLVDYSIEDTYTQKLSVPSGFSVTAPEKRGWVINPLGKNGSFPVWMMVASLLPAILVFILIFMETQITTLIISKKERMLQKGSGFHLDLLLIVAMGGICALFGLPWLAAATVRSVTHANALTVMSKAVAPGDKPKIQEVKEQRVTGLLVALLVGLSIVIGDLLRQIPLAVLFGIFLYMGVTSLNGIQFYERMHLLLMPPKHHPDVTYVKKVRTLRMHLFTALQLLCLALLWAVMSTAASLAFPFILILTVPLRMVVLTRIFTEREMKCLDANEAEPVFDEREGVDEYNEMPMPV; from the exons ATGAGCAGCGCCCCCCGGCGCCCAGCCCCGGGCGCAGATTCTTTCTGTACT TATGactcag ACCACCGCCAGTCCTCCCACCACATCCATCACCCACTGTCCGCTCACTTGCCTCCGGACACTCGCCGCCGCAAGACCCCCCAGGGCCTGGGACGGAAGCCTCGAAGGCGCCCTGGGGCCTCCCCCACTGGGGAGACCCCCACCATTGAAGAGGGGGAAGAAGACGAGGATGAGACCAGCGAGGCCGAGGGGGCCCGGGCACTTACCCAACCATCGCCTGCCTCCACACCCTCTTCGGTGCag TTCTTTCTCCAGGAGGATGAAGGCATTGACCGGAAGGCAGAGAGGACCAGTCCGTCTCCTCCTCCAGCAGTGCCCTACCAGGAGGTGGCTCCTCGGGCCAGCAAAGGGGCCCAGACTGG AGCCCCTGTGGAAGAGGTGGCGGCTGTGGCCAGTGGCACGGCAGGAGGTGATGATGGGGGCGCTTCCGGGCGCCCCCTGACCAAAGCGCAGCCTGGACACCGGAGCTACAACCTGCAGGAGAGGAGGCGCATCGGAAGCATGACTGGGGCCGAGCAGGCCCTGCTGCCCCGCGTCCCCACAGACGAGAGCGAGGCCCAGACGCTGGCCACCGCGGACCTGGACCTCATGAAGA GTCACCGGTTTGAGGACGTTCCTGGAGTGCGTCGGCACTTGGTGCGGAAGAACGCCAAAGGGTCTGGGCAGGGTGGCCGGGAAGGGCGAGAGCCTGTCCCCACACCTCGGACCCGGCCCCGGGCTCCCCACAAGCCTCACGAG GTGTTCGTGGAGCTCAATGAGTTGCTGCTGGACAAAAACCAGGAGCCTCAGTGGCGGGAGACGGCACGCTGGATCAAGTTCGAGGAGGACGTGGAGGAGGAGACGGAGCGCTGGGGGAAGCCCCATGTGGCCTCGCTGTCCTTCCGCAGCCTCCTGGAGCTCCGCCGGACCCTGGCCCATG GGGCCGTGCTGCTGGACCTGGACCAGCAGACCCTGCCGGGGGTGGCCCACCAGGTGGTGGAGCAGATGGTCATCTCTGACCAGATCAAGGCTGAGGACAGAGCCAACGTGCTGCGGGCCCTGCTGCTGAAACACAG cCACCCAAGTGATGAGAAGGACTTCTCCTTCCCTCGAAACATCTCAGCCggctccctgggctccctgcttGGGCACCACCACGGCCAGGGAGCTGAGAGTGACCCCCATGTCACCGAGCCTCTCATCGGAGGTGTGCCCGAGACTCGGCTAGAGGTGGAGCGAGAG CGGGAGCTGCCACCTCCGGCCCCGCCATCCGGCATCACCCGCTCCAAGTCCAAGCACGAACTGAAGCTCCTGGAGAAGATCCCTGAGAACGCTGAGGCCACGGTGGTCCTTGTGG GCTGCGTGGAGTTCCTCTCCCGCCCCACCATGGCCTTCGTGCGGCTGCGGGAGGCCGTGGAGCTGGACGCGGTGCTGGAGGTGCCCGTGCCCGTGCgcttcctcttcctgctgctggGCCCGAGCAGCGCCAACATGGACTACCATGAGATCGGCCGCTCCATCTCCACCCTCATGTCGGACAAG CAATTCCACGAGGCAGCCTACCTGGCAGATGAGCGGGAGGACCTGCTGACGGCCATCAACGCCTTTCTGGACTGCAGCGTGGTGCTGCCGCCCTCGGAGGTGCAGGGCGAGGAGCTGCTGCGCTCCGTCGCTCACTTCCAGCGCCAGATGCTCAAGAAACGGGAGGAACAGGGCCGGCTGTTGCCCATGGGGGCAGGACTGGAGCCCAAATCGGCCCAGGATAAGG CGCTCCTGCAGATGGTAGAGGCGGCGGGCGCAGTCGAAGACGATCCCCTCCGGCGGACGGGCCGGCCCTTCGGGGGCCTGATCCGGGACGTGCGGCGCCGCTATCCCCACTACCTGAGCGACTTCCGAGATGCGCTGGACCCCCAGTGCCTGGCTGCCGTCATCTTCATCTACTTCGCCGCCCTGTCCCCTGCCATCACCTTTGGGGGGCTGCTAG GAGAGAAAACGCAGGACCTGATTGGGGTGTCAGAGCTGATCATGTCCACGGCGCTCCAGGGTGTCATCTTCTGCCTGCTGGGGGCCCAGCCACTGCTGGTGATCGGCTTCTCCGGGCCCCTGCTGGTGTTTGAGGAGGCCTTCTTCTCG ttctgTAGCAGCAACAACCTGGAGTACCTGGTGGGCCGCGTGTGGATCGGCTTCTGGCTGGTGCTTCTGGCCCTGCTCATGGTCGCCCTGGAGGGAAGCTTCCTCGTGCGATTTGTCTCCCGGTTCACCCAGGAGATCTTTGCCTTCCTCATCTCCCTCATCTTCATCTATGAGACCTTCTACAAGCTGATCAAG ATCTTCCAGGAACATCCCCTCCATGGCTGCTCGGTCTCCAACAGCTCTGAGGCGGACGGCAGTGAGAACACCACATGGCACGGGGCGGGAGCCACACCGGCGCCGGGGAACGGGAGCTTGCCTGTGCCACCCGGGCAGGGGAGGCCCCGCGGCCAGCCCAACACGGCCCTGCTGTCGCTGGTGCTCATGGCCGGCACCTTCTTCATCGCCTTCTTCCTGCGCAAGTTCAAGAACAGCCGGTTTTTCCCTGGCCGG GTGCGGCGGGTGATTGGGGACTTTGGGGTGCCCATCGCCATCCTCATCATGGTGCTCGTGGATTACAGTATTGAGGACACCTATACCCAG AAGCTGAGCGTGCCCAGCGGGTTCTCTGTGACAGCCCCCGAAAAGCGGGGCTGGGTCATCAACCCTCTGGGGAAGAATGGCTCCTTCCCCGTGTGGATGATGGTCGCCAGCCTCCTGCCCGCCATCCTGGTCTTCATCCTCATCTTCATGGAGACGCAAATCACCAC GCTGATCATCTCCAAGAAGGAGCGCATGCTGCAGAAGGGCTCCGGGTTCCACCTAGACCTGCTGCTCATCGTGGCCATGGGCGGCATCTGTGCTCTGTTCGGCCTGCCCTGGCTGGCTGCCGCCACCGTCCGCTCCGTCACCCACGCCAACGCACTCACTGTCATGAGCAAGGCCGTGGCGCCTGGGGACAAGCCCAAGATCCAGGAGGTCAAGGAGCAGCGGGTGACAGGGCTGCTGGTCGCCCTGCTTGTGG GCCTCTCCATTGTGATCGGGGACCTGCTCCGGCAGATCCCCCTGGCTGTGCTCTTCGGGATTTTCCTGTACATGGGAGTTACGTCCCTTAACGGGATCCAGTTCTATGAGCGGATGCACCTGCTGCTCATGCCCCCCAAACACCACCCAGATGTCACTTATGTCAAGAAG GTTCGGACTCTCCGTATGCACCTGTTCACAGCCCTGCAGCTGCTCTGCTTGGCCCTGCTCTGGGCGGTCATGTCCACGGCCGCCTCCCTGGCCTTCCCCTTCATCCTCATCCTCACAGTGCCGCTCCGCATGGTGGTGCTCACCCGCATCTTCACGGAGCGAGAGATGAAATGT ctGGATGCGAACGAGGCGGAGCCGGTGTTTGACGAGCGAGAGGGTGTGGACGAGTACAACGAGATGCCCATGCCAGTGTAG